One Aegilops tauschii subsp. strangulata cultivar AL8/78 chromosome 7, Aet v6.0, whole genome shotgun sequence genomic window carries:
- the LOC109759818 gene encoding uncharacterized protein, whose amino-acid sequence MEIEVSADDVAYEEDVLHDPFSLSGWLRYLSARRAAPPAKRAAIYERALRALPGSYKLWHAYLTELGDAARALPVTHAAHAGLNVAFERALAAGMSRMPRVWHMYASSLLHQRLLTRARRVLDRALRSLPVTQQHHVWPLHLRLASLPDCPAPTALRVHGRHLQFDPDHAEEFIAFLVSAGRWRDAAQHLAAAIDDEGFVSVKGTTKRQLLLDLCGLLAQPPEEVARMPVDAILRGSIRKFPEEAGVLWTCLASHYARRGLHGKARDVFEEATTTATTVKDFRMVFDAYLHFEHAMAAAELELRQANTVNIQDCWLADRDSTDLAMARLERLLERRPELLNSVLLRQNPHDVQAWHERAKIFRMDPARHAATYVEAIKTVDPAKATGKPPHTLWLALARMYEDRGSVDCARDVLHGATQANFTAAEHLAAVYCEWANMELRHQDPERAIDLIRRATTPPSIEATARAAAAGGEDVRAKLHRCLKLWLVYLDLMTTHGSLESTCAVYDRMHDLGVITPLLVLDHASLHEQHGRFEDAFRAYERGVRSFKHPHTEAIWEAYLTKSVQRHGECRPERVRDLFQAAVLQSPPERKKAVYLRYARFEEDFGLASRAMKVYEEAASAVPAGDRLGVYEVYVARAAELYGLLKARDVYRQAIVGGGLPDEGARAMCVGFADLEIGIGEVARARALHVYAAAFTDPEVYPEFWKRWNDFEVQQGDEGTFREMLRAKRTMAAVARDGARARRAIGAGGGVVERPCAGQRYDGAQQCKRIRLV is encoded by the coding sequence ATGGAGATCGAGGTCTCGGCGGACGACGTCGCGTACGAGGAGGACGTCCTGCATGATCCCTTCAGCCTGTCCGGCTGGCTGCGCTACCTGTCGGCTCGCCGCGCGGCGCCGCCGGCGAAGCGCGCGGCCATCTACGAGCGGGCGCTGCGGGCCCTCCCCGGATCCTACAAGCTCTGGCACGCCTACCTCACGGAGCTCGGCGACGCCGCGCGCGCGCTGCCCGTCACCCACGCCGCCCACGCCGGCCTCAACGTCGCCTTCGAGCGCGCTCTCGCGGCCGGCATGTCCCGGATGCCGCGCGTCTGGCACATGTACGCCTCCTCGCTCCTCCACCAGCGCCTCCTCACCCGCGCCCGCCGCGTGCTCGACCGCGCTCTGCGCTCGCTGCCCGTCACGCAGCAGCACCACGTGTGGCCACTCCACCTCCGCCTCGCTTCCCTCCCTGACTGCCCGGCCCCGACCGCTCTCCGCGTGCATGGCCGCCACCTCCAGTTCGACCCCGACCACGCCGAGGAGTTCATCGCCTTCCTCGTCTCTGCCGGCAGATGGCGGGACGCCGCCCAACACCTCGCCGCGGCCATCGACGACGAAGGCTTCGTGTCCGTCAAGGGCACAACGAAGCGCCAGCTCCTGCTTGACCTGTGTGGCCTGCTCGCCCAGCCTCCAGAGGAGGTCGCCAGGATGCCGGTGGACGCCATCCTCCGCGGCAGCATCCGCAAGTTCCCCGAGGAAGCCGGCGTGCTATGGACATGCCTGGCCAGCCACTACGCGCGGAGAGGCCTCCACGGCAAGGCGAGGGACGTGTTCGAGGAGGCCACAACCACGGCGACCACCGTCAAGGACTTTCGGATGGTGTTCGACGCATACTTGCACTTCGAGCACGCCATGGCCGCCGCGGAGCTCGAGCTCAGGCAAGCGAACACCGTTAACATCCAGGACTGCTGGCTCGCGGACAGGGACAGCACAGACTTGGCGATGGCGAGGCTGGAGCGGCTGCTGGAACGCCGGCCGGAGCTGCTCAACAGCGTGCTGCTGAGGCAGAACCCGCACGACGTCCAGGCGTGGCACGAGCGGGCCAAGATCTTCCGCATGGATCCCGCGAGGCACGCCGCGACCTACGTGGAGGCCATCAAGACCGTCGATCCGGCGAAGGCGACGGGGAAGCCGCCGCACACGCTCTGGCTGGCGCTGGCCAGGATGTACGAGGACCGTGGCAGCGTCGACTGCGCCCGAGACGTCCTCCACGGAGCCACGCAGGCGAACTTCACGGCGGCGGAGCACCTCGCCGCGGTTTACTGCGAGTGGGCCAATATGGAGCTGAGGCACCAGGATCCCGAGCGGGCCATCGACCTCATCCGGCGAGCGACCACGCCACCATCGATCGAGGCCACGGCTCGCGCCGCTGCTGCCGGCGGCGAGGACGTTCGGGCGAAACTGCACCGGTGTCTCAAGCTGTGGCTCGTGTACCTGGACCTGATGACAACGCACGGGTCGCTCGAGTCCACCTGCGCCGTCTACGACAGGATGCACGACCTCGGCGTCATCACGCCATTGCTGGTGCTGGACCACGCGTCCCTGCACGAGCAGCACGGCCGGTTCGAGGACGCGTTCCGTGCGTACGAGCGGGGCGTCAGGTCCTTCAAGCACCCGCACACCGAGGCCATATGGGAGGCGTACCTGACCAAGTCCGTCCAGCGGCACGGGGAGTGCAGGCCGGAGAGGGTGCGGGACCTGTTCCAGGCGGCCGTCCTGCAGTCGCCGCCGGAGAGGAAGAAGGCCGTGTACCTCAGATACGCGAGGTTCGAGGAGGACTTCGGCCTCGCGAGCCGCGCCATGAAGGTGTACGAGGAGGCCGCGAGCGCCGTCCCCGCCGGCGACAGGCTCGGCGTCTACGAGGTGTACGTCGCGCGGGCTGCCGAGCTCTACGGCCTTCTGAAGGCGAGGGACGTGTACCGCCAGGCGATCGTCGGCGGCGGGCTGCCCGACGAGGGCGCGAGGGCGATGTGCGTCGGGTTCGCCGACCTCGAGATCGGGATCGGGGAAGTCGCGCGCGCTCGGGCGCTGCACGTTTACGCGGCGGCCTTCACAGATCCCGAGGTTTACCCTGAGTTTTGGAAGCGGTGGAACGACTTTGAGGTGCAGCAAGGCGACGAGGGTACGTTCAGGGAGATGCTCCGCGCGAAGAGGACCATGGCGGCCGTTGCCAGAGATGGAGCAAGGGCGCGGCGCGCGatcggcgccggcggcggcgtggTGGAGCGCCCGTGCGCCGGGCAACGATACGACGGTGCTCAGCAATGCAAGCGGATACGTCTAGTGTAG